DNA sequence from the Paenibacillus azoreducens genome:
GATGTCATAAGCGGATTACAGCCTGATGGAACCGTGCTTGTGAATACGGCGCGGGACCTTTCCGAAGTGGCCGCGGATCTGAGCATGACGCAGGGAACGCTGGCCGTGATCGATGCGCTGAATATTGCCGTTGAGGAAAAGACGAAAGTCAATACAGCGATGCTGGGCGCCTTGTTCCGGATCTGCAGCTTCCTTGACCCGGACGATATGCGGCAGGTTATCCGCACAACGTTTGAAAAAAAGCTGCCCCACCTCGTGGAAGCGAATTTGCGGACCTTTGACAGAGGATATAACGAAGTCCGGTTCCTTTCCTTAGGAGATGGCTCAGAGATTATAGACCCGGCGGCTTTCGCAAGACCGCAGCCGGTTCTCGGATTTGAAACGCAGGAGCCGGGCGGAATTCTGAACGTTACGGCAAACAGCATACTGAAGAATCTTAGCGGCTCCCGGCAGGGATATTTGCCGGAATATAAGGTCGAGGACTGCATTCACTGTGCCGCCTGCGATACGGTATGCCCGGATTTCTGCATCGTATGGGAGCAGAAACCGGATAAACGCGGCAACCTGCAGATGTTTATGAAAGGCATCGATTACCAGTATTGCAAAGGCTGCCTGAAATGTGTGGAAGCTTGCCCGACCACCGCTTTGGCCGCCATGTTGGAAGAGCCGCATTATGCGGAGCAGCACCGTGTGCCGCAGGTCTTCCCCTATTTAACTGCGGAGGGAGTCAGATCATGAACATGCAAATCCAAGAAGCAACAAAGCAAAAGATGCCGGCCGCTCAAACGGCGGTCTTCGAATCGGGCAACGAAATGGCCGCCATGGCGGCGGCCCAGATCAACTATCACATTATGGGGTATTTTCCGATCACACCGTCTACGGAAATCGCCCAATATCTTGACATGATGCGTACGCGCGGCGAACACGACATCAAGCTGATTCCGGCCGACGGCGAACACGGATCGGCGGGGATCTGCTACGGCGCGGCCGCAGCCGGAGCTCGGGTATTCAACGCCACCAGCGCGAACGGTTTCCTGTATATGATCGAACAGCTGCCTGTGCAGGCGGGTACCCGCTTTCCGATGGTCATGAACCTGGTGACGCGGGCGGTCAGCGGCCCGCTGGATATCCGCGGCGACCATTCGGATCTTTATTACGGCCTGAACACGGGCTGGGTGATTCTGACCGCCCGTTCGCCGCAGGCGGTCTATGACCTGAATATCATGGCGCTGCGCATCGCCGAACATGCAGACGTACGCCTGCCGGTCATCGTGGCTTATGACGGATTTTTCACGTCGCACCAGAAACGCCGTGTGCAAATATTTACGAAGCGGGAAACCGTCCGCGGGTTTGTAGGGGAACAGCCGCCGGAATTCCCGCATGTGCTGGACGAGAACAAACCGATCGTCGTTGGGGCTTATATGAACGGCGACGACTTGATGAACAACCACTTCCAGCAGTCGAACGCCATGTACCGTGCGGGCGAGGTATTCAAGGAAGTGGCGGAGGAATACGCGGCTTTGTCCGGAAGATCCTATTCGCCGCTTGATTTGTACCGTATGGAAGACGCGGAGGTGGCTTTGTTCCTGCTCAATTCGGCGGCCGAATCCTCCAAAGACGTCGTGGACCGGCTGCGGGCGAAAGGGATCAAGGCGGGCGTGATCAGCCCGAATATTCTCCGGCCGTTCCCGGCAAGGGAAATCCGCGAGGCGCTGACGGGCGTCAAAGCGCTGCTGGTTGGCGAACGCGCCGATTCTTACGGCGCACAAGGGGGCAACCTGACGCATGAGGTCAAAGCGGCCCTACAGGAAATCCGTGGTCCGCAGCCCATTGTGCTGTCCCGCATATTCGGCCTTGGCGGGAAAGATTATTACGCGGATGACGCGGAAGCCTTTTTTGCCTTGACGCTAGAGGCCATGGAGCTGGGGTATGCCAAGGTACCGTTTGATTATTACGGCCAAACGCCGGGAGATGAGGCGCAAAAGCTGCAGTCGGTCATTGCGCCGATGAACGGCGACAGCTTTAAATCCGGCCTGATCACTGTAAAGGTGGATGAGGCGACGAACAAGCTGTCCGTTAAGGCGCCGCCGATGCGGTCGCTTGCCGCCAAACCGAAACGGTTTGCTTCTGGTCACGGAGCCTGCCCGGGCTGCGGTATTTTCCCGGCGCTGGAGCTTTTTTTCAAAGGGATCGAAGGCAATGTCGTCACGTTATTCCATACCGGCTGCGCTTATATCACCACAACGGGTTATCCGTATAACTCGCATAAGCAGAGCTTCATTCATAATTTGTTCCAGAACGGACCGGCGACGTTATCCGGCACGGTAGAGGCGTTCCTTGAGAAGAAACGCCGGGGGGAAATCGAAGTTCCCGAGGACTTTACTTTTGTCATGGTGACCGGCGACGGCGGCATGGACATTGGGATGGGTTCGGCCATCGGGACGGCGTTGCGTGGCCATAACCTGATCATTCTGGAATACGATAATGAAGGCTACATGAATACTGGTGCACAGCTTTCGTATTCTACGCCTTTAGGCCACATGACCAGTACGTCCGGCGTCGGCAAACAACAGCAGGGCAAAACGTTCCATCACAAAGATACGGTGCAAATGATGGCCGCGGCGCATATTCCGTACGTATTTACGGGGACGGAGGCATTCCCGCAGGACCTTGTGAGAAAGGCGGCAAAAGCGCAGTGGTACGCCCAGAATGTAGGTACCGTCTACGGCAAGCTGCTGATCACATGCCCGCTAAACTGGAAGTCCGACGACAAAGAAGGGGAAAACATCGTTCGCGCGGCCGTGAATTCATGCTTTTTCCCGCTGTATGAAGTGGAACAGGGACAGACGAACATTACGTACGATCCGGAGGCGAAGAACAAACGGGTACCGCTCGGCGAATGGCTGAAATATATGGGCAAATCAAGACATCTGCTCAAGGAAGAAAATAAAGAAATGCTTAGCGAATTTGAACAAGAAGTGGAGCGGCGTTGGTTGATTTTGAAAGCGAAGCATGAGCATCCGCTGCTTTAGTGACGTGGGAACATTCGCGTGCAAATGACGGAAGAGTTGATCAAGATACAAAATACAGGTGTGTATAAGAGAAACGTCGATCGACGTACTCTCCATGAAGACAGACCGCGTTTAGGGGATGCTTTTCTCGCGATATCAGGATGCGCTTCCCGGAAGTTTATACTATCTTAAATAAGGGGGAAACACCCCCTTTTTTAATGTAATGATGCAGGCTTACCCTTCAGGCGATTACGTCTATGGACCCCGAACTCCCAAAAAACAGGGGGCAGTCTCAAAGAACAAGCCCTCATTAAACGTATTTTGAAAACCTTACATAGTAACGGAAACAACGGGAGAATGACAGTGCAGACTTTATGGGTTGTTTTTTTGTAGGGGTTTATTCATACTGAACAAGACGGCGCAGAATGATACCGCGCCCCTTTTAAGCACAATTTTCCCAAAAAAGATACCTGACAGCCGCAAATACGGGGAGGCAGGGTTTGAGAATATAGGAGGAACCATGTCCTGGAGCAAATTGAAGCAGCAGCTGGAGAGTTTTCTCTGTCCTGCGTTAAACGGAAGGGTTGAATACCGAGCAACGGGTTATCGTTATTTGCCTGACAAAGCAGGGCTTTGTTATATTTCGGTAGATAAAAAGGACGCACTCCGAATGAATGATAAAGCGAGTTCAATAAGGTGGTATCAGACGGAGCTGGAAATTAAAAATGACCCGGATATCCGAATTCCGATCAGCGATGAAGAAATGGAAGAGGTCAGAAAGAATACCAAGGGGACCGTTCCGGAGGATCGCCTAAAAGTCATTGCAAGAAACAGAAAAATATCAGAATATGCCAAGGAGCTTTTGTCGGCACAGGCTTCATTAAGCAAATCCAATTTTGTCGCTCTGGCTAATCAATTTTTATCTACTTCTATAGAAGAAAGCATCGAAAGCAAAGATATCTTATTGAATATTCTGGCTTTGGTGGACAGACGGGTTGGAAAAAAGCGGATTTTAAACATGGCAGAGAAGATGAAGTTAAAGCATCCTATTGTGCAGTATTTTTATGAACTACGGCGCAGTACATGTTGAGAAAAATAACTTTCGTTGTTGGCGGCGTCACTGCAATGCATATGGCTATAAAATAGAGAAAAGAAGCAATAACAAGAAACCCTTCTAGCGGAGGGTTTTTATATCGTTTATACTGGTAGAGCCAATTTACTACTTTCTAGGAGTTGTCTGACGAACCATGAACAAGAAAGAAGTCGCGCACATACGCAAGCAGTTTAAGCTGGATAATCATTTGATGCAAATTTACGATATTCTGAACGTGTACATTATGAAGGAAACGAACGAAATCTATCACTGGGAGCGGAATCCTTTTGGGTTAGTGGACCGGGAGAAGCAGGAGCTGTACATGGGCAATTTCAAAAAGCTGCTGACCGGTGAATTGGATCATAAGCTGTTCGAGCTCAAGTTTCAGGAGGAAGCGGAAGATCAGAAAGACCCTTCGCGGGTGCTGCTTCACCAAGCTATCCAGACGGGCGATCCGGAGGAGTGGCAGGATCTGATGCTGCTGCTCGTAGACAAAATGATGGAGGACACGACGTATGAACGGGATACGGTCATCACGTTCGTACGCGGACAATACTACCGGCCGACCAAGGCGCGGAATGAGGAAGCCGAGGAGACAGGGAATGACGAAGTGTTCGGGCATCCGTTCATTCTATGCAGCGTGAACTCTACGGAGAAGCAGCGGAAGGCGCTTTTGTTCGACTATGTGGAGAAAGAGTTTAAGTACAATATTATTGTAGATCCGATTATCAAGCTCAGCACACCGGAGGAAGGGTTCTTTTATCCCAGCGTGACGGACAATTATTCCGACGTGAACCGGGTTTTATACTGTACGGGAAAATCGAATGATCCGAATGAGCGTTTCATTTCGGAGGTGTTGAATGCAAAGCGGTCTGTGACGGCACTGGAAGAGCGAGCGATCTTTGAAGACATCGTGAAGGAAGTGGCGGGCGAACAGCTGGACTCAGCCACGATCGCACACGTGTACGAGGAGATTCATCATGTGATTGAATCCCACCAGGACGAGGAAGAACCTCCGAAGCTGGATTATACCGATGTGGAACGCGTGCTGACCGCAAGCGGCGTAGAAAATGTGACCAAGGATGCCGTGGAGCGGGCGTTTGAAACCATCGTTGACGATAAGAACTATGAACTGAAGGCGAAAAGCGTTATTCCTAAATTCACTTCCAAATCGATCAAGATCGATACCAAGGTAGCCACGATTACGATCAGCCCACAGGATTTAAGGTATATTAAACAGGTGAGCTTTCAAGGCAAACGCTGCATTATGATTGAGGTTGACGAAGATGCCGTCATCGAGGGCTTTACGCTGAGCACAGAGACGTTGTTGGAAAAGGCGGATTGAAGCGATAACAGCCTTTGAATTGGATTTCGCATATTGTAAAAATCTTACCGAGCTTGAAGACGATATAAATAATATCGTAATTGGCATGATACTATTGCAGCTGGAACTTAGAAGATCAATGATAAATAAAACGGGACACAGCTTACTCTAGCCTGTGTCCCGTTTATATTTCTCCGCTCTTCTCTTGGATCTTTTCGTACTCACTTTCAACCAGCTTGAAAAAATCCGATGGTTTGATTTTTAGACCTTTGCAAAGTTCAAATATTTTTGTGACAGAAGGTTCATTCCTGCCGACTTCAATCATGGAAATATAGGATCGATCCACATTGCATTCATGCGCCAGATCCTCTTGGCTTAAACTCTTTTTGATACGTATAGCCTTGATGGTTTTTCCGATGACTTGCTTGATAATAATGGACTGATCTCTCAAGAAAATTACCCCTTTTAAGTCCATTATTAGTCTGTTATACTAACCTTAACAGATAAAATTTTCAACAAATTGGAATTAAATTACATAAAAAGACATAACAAAATCTAGTGCTAATTTTAATAAAGAGCTGGAGGGGAAGTAATGATTCCTTTACTTGCTGTATTAGAGGAAGAAAAGCAGAAACTAAATGAACTTGGTCGTAGATCTCTTGAGCAGGGAATCCCTCTATTTCAAAATGATGCACTTCAGGCTCAAAGCAGGAAAGTGGATGAATTGATCGTCCGATTGCAGAGGGAAGCTGAACTTGAGAAAGAACCAAACAAACTCACTATCAAGGGACGTTAAGAAGTAATGGAATTGCCGTCATGGTTTCAAAGTGCGATTGAGAAGAGGTTGGACCAGGTAGCGGCTCGGATTAAGCGTCAACCCGAACTGCGCAAGCTGCGTGACGAAGAGCGACGATAATGATTCAAGTTAGTTAGCGGTTAACTTTACAAACCCAATACTATCACATCTTTAACTTGTCAATTTTAATTATTCCACACATGTGGAGTGTTGTTCATTATTAGTGCGAATGGATAGTGCTTAAGCCAGTTGAGTACGCGAAGCGTGCGAAACAAAAAAACACCTGCTATACGGGCGGTGTAGTCAGGCATATAGCAAAAACGACCTGAAGCAATTGTTATAATAGAGTTGTTCAAGCTACTGTGTTTAACGAAAGGAGAAGGTGATTTAATGGTTTTCCCAAATTCTTGATGAGTTTAGCTCCTTACTTTGCATCCCCAAAAAGGCTTATTCCTAACTCATAGTCAAGTTGGAATAAGCCGCTGGAAGTTTATCAAACGTGAATCGCCAAGCTTTTTAAACTGTTTGGTTTGTATCGTATGAATTCGCTGTTGGAGTTGCGACTGATTTACACAAAATTTTGGATAAATCTATAGAAATTATCCTTCAATTATCCTTTTCAAATTTTTTCATTCTTTCGATTTTAATTCTATCACTCCCATTTTGTGGAATATTATTTAGATACTTACTTTCCCAATATTCCAACCTATCTGAGGGTCCAAAATTTGATTCGCCCCACTTAGTATAATCATATTCTATATGTAATTTTCCTTCAGAGGTAAGTTTCATAGTGAATTGAGAACCAAGGCTCTTGCCCATTTTCTAAAAATATATTCTTCAGGTCATTTGTAGTTTTAAATAATCTATTCTCTAATTGATTATATTCATTCGAATTTATATTGTATTTGTTTGGTATGTCTAAGGAATAAACATAATCGTCCACATTAATAGGCTTAAAGAAAAAGAAAACTCCTCCTTCTCCATTTTCAACCTCACCATTAAAATAAAACTCAGCCCATTCAACCGGTATCATCTGATCTATTGTTTCCGCAATTATTCTATATAAATCATTCATCTTTTTTTCCATTTCATTAACCTCCCGATTGATTCAATATCAACGGTATTTTGTTTCAACAGGTGGCTCTCCATATCTTTTCGGGGCTTTCCCCGTCTCCTTACTATCCTAACACCATATACTCTCCTGATTCTAACGCATCAGTCTTTTTTTATCTCTCAGGCGAAATATGCGGGCTTACAATTTATAATGGTTTTTTTCTAGTATTGTAATTTATTCCAAAAAGAACAGTGGGAAAACGAAAATAACAAAAACAGGCCAATCATTGTGATATCTAAC
Encoded proteins:
- a CDS encoding 2-oxoacid:acceptor oxidoreductase family protein; this translates as MSILPRKNELGFFEIRLESIGGLGANLAGKMLAEAGVTGSGLNGSNFSSYGSEKKGSPVKSFVRFCDPEVEIRDHSPIEQPHVIGVFHEALYKTIDVISGLQPDGTVLVNTARDLSEVAADLSMTQGTLAVIDALNIAVEEKTKVNTAMLGALFRICSFLDPDDMRQVIRTTFEKKLPHLVEANLRTFDRGYNEVRFLSLGDGSEIIDPAAFARPQPVLGFETQEPGGILNVTANSILKNLSGSRQGYLPEYKVEDCIHCAACDTVCPDFCIVWEQKPDKRGNLQMFMKGIDYQYCKGCLKCVEACPTTALAAMLEEPHYAEQHRVPQVFPYLTAEGVRS
- a CDS encoding thiamine pyrophosphate-dependent enzyme, whose amino-acid sequence is MNMQIQEATKQKMPAAQTAVFESGNEMAAMAAAQINYHIMGYFPITPSTEIAQYLDMMRTRGEHDIKLIPADGEHGSAGICYGAAAAGARVFNATSANGFLYMIEQLPVQAGTRFPMVMNLVTRAVSGPLDIRGDHSDLYYGLNTGWVILTARSPQAVYDLNIMALRIAEHADVRLPVIVAYDGFFTSHQKRRVQIFTKRETVRGFVGEQPPEFPHVLDENKPIVVGAYMNGDDLMNNHFQQSNAMYRAGEVFKEVAEEYAALSGRSYSPLDLYRMEDAEVALFLLNSAAESSKDVVDRLRAKGIKAGVISPNILRPFPAREIREALTGVKALLVGERADSYGAQGGNLTHEVKAALQEIRGPQPIVLSRIFGLGGKDYYADDAEAFFALTLEAMELGYAKVPFDYYGQTPGDEAQKLQSVIAPMNGDSFKSGLITVKVDEATNKLSVKAPPMRSLAAKPKRFASGHGACPGCGIFPALELFFKGIEGNVVTLFHTGCAYITTTGYPYNSHKQSFIHNLFQNGPATLSGTVEAFLEKKRRGEIEVPEDFTFVMVTGDGGMDIGMGSAIGTALRGHNLIILEYDNEGYMNTGAQLSYSTPLGHMTSTSGVGKQQQGKTFHHKDTVQMMAAAHIPYVFTGTEAFPQDLVRKAAKAQWYAQNVGTVYGKLLITCPLNWKSDDKEGENIVRAAVNSCFFPLYEVEQGQTNITYDPEAKNKRVPLGEWLKYMGKSRHLLKEENKEMLSEFEQEVERRWLILKAKHEHPLL
- a CDS encoding DUF4317 domain-containing protein, coding for MNKKEVAHIRKQFKLDNHLMQIYDILNVYIMKETNEIYHWERNPFGLVDREKQELYMGNFKKLLTGELDHKLFELKFQEEAEDQKDPSRVLLHQAIQTGDPEEWQDLMLLLVDKMMEDTTYERDTVITFVRGQYYRPTKARNEEAEETGNDEVFGHPFILCSVNSTEKQRKALLFDYVEKEFKYNIIVDPIIKLSTPEEGFFYPSVTDNYSDVNRVLYCTGKSNDPNERFISEVLNAKRSVTALEERAIFEDIVKEVAGEQLDSATIAHVYEEIHHVIESHQDEEEPPKLDYTDVERVLTASGVENVTKDAVERAFETIVDDKNYELKAKSVIPKFTSKSIKIDTKVATITISPQDLRYIKQVSFQGKRCIMIEVDEDAVIEGFTLSTETLLEKAD
- a CDS encoding helix-turn-helix domain-containing protein, with translation MRDQSIIIKQVIGKTIKAIRIKKSLSQEDLAHECNVDRSYISMIEVGRNEPSVTKIFELCKGLKIKPSDFFKLVESEYEKIQEKSGEI
- a CDS encoding aspartyl-phosphate phosphatase Spo0E family protein; this encodes MIPLLAVLEEEKQKLNELGRRSLEQGIPLFQNDALQAQSRKVDELIVRLQREAELEKEPNKLTIKGR
- a CDS encoding immunity protein YezG family protein: MGKSLGSQFTMKLTSEGKLHIEYDYTKWGESNFGPSDRLEYWESKYLNNIPQNGSDRIKIERMKKFEKDN
- a CDS encoding immunity protein YezG family protein — translated: MEKKMNDLYRIIAETIDQMIPVEWAEFYFNGEVENGEGGVFFFFKPINVDDYVYSLDIPNKYNINSNEYNQLENRLFKTTNDLKNIFLENGQEPWFSIHYETYL